From a region of the Panicum virgatum strain AP13 chromosome 2K, P.virgatum_v5, whole genome shotgun sequence genome:
- the LOC120685896 gene encoding rop guanine nucleotide exchange factor 1-like — translation MASASEDEAASERCCGSYSPSADVSESETSSDCSAPTTRRFTSSSSASATVSRLASSSSSLPTPASAAAFYLSKPASDLSEIDMMKERFAKLLLGEDMSGSGKGVCTALAISNAITNLSATVFGELWRLEPLAPARKAMWTREMEWLLSVADSIVELTPSIQELPEGGGQFEVMVPRPRSDLYMNLPALKKLDAMLLAMIDGFKETEFWYVDRGIVVEDSGGPFPSSSSSSCGRPSVRQEEKWWLPCPRVPPKGLSEDARRKLQQSRDCANQILKAAMAINSDVLAEMEIPEVYLETLPKSGKSCLGEIIYRYVTAEQFSPECLLDCLDLSSEHHTLEVANRIEAAIHVWRLKGQKKLTPQAKSKKSWGGKVKGLVGDKEKSHVLSERADGLLQSLRLRYPGLPQTSLDMNKIQYNKDVGQSILESYSRVLESLAYNIIARIDDVIYVDDATKKSAAAESVSIFNRGVGVPVQKIISPSPFSIQNTPYASPFATPTFCSSTPVTGSPGRVQPPLNKNSLGKQEIKVEKLFSGDLEKVWTYAGNLSTRKDAGDAPERD, via the exons atGGCTAGCGCGTCGGAGGACGAGGCCGCCTCGGAGCGCTGCTGCGGCAGCTACAGCCCCAGCGCCGACGTCAGTGAGTCCGAGACCTCCAGCGACTGCTCCGCGCCCACCACCCGTCgcttcacctcctcctcctcggcctccgccaccgtctcccgcctcgcctcctcgtcctcgtcgctcCCGACCCcggcatccgccgccgccttctacCTCTCCAAGCCCGCGTCCGACCTCTCAG AGATCGACATGATGAAGGAGCGCTTCGCGAAGCTCCTGCTCGGCGAGGACATGTCCGGCAGCGGCAAGGGCGTCTGCACCGCGCTCGCCATCTCCAACGCCATCACCAACCTCTCCG CCACCGTCTTCGGCGAGCTGTGGAGGCTGGAGCCGctcgcgccggcgaggaaggccATGTGGACGCGGGAGATGGAGTGGCTGCTCTCCGTCGCCGACTCCATCGTCGAGCTCACACCCTCCATCCAGGAGCTCCCCGAGGGCGGCGGCCAGTTCGAGGTCAtggtgccgcgcccgcgcagcgACCTCTACATGAACCTCCCCGCGCTCAAGAAGCTCGACGCCATGCTCCTCGCCATGATTGACGGCTTCAAGGAGACGGAGTTCTGGTACGTCGACAGGGGGATTGTGGTCGAGGACAGCGGGGGCCCGTTcccgtcgtcctcgtcgtcgtcttGTGGGCGGCCGTCGGTTCGGCAGGAGGAGAAGTGGTGGTTGCCGTGCCCACGGGTGCCACCCAAGGGGCTGTCCGAGGATGCGAGGAGGAAGCTGCAGCAGAGCAGGGATTGTGCGAACCAGATACTGAAGGCGGCCATGGCGATTAACAGCGATGTGCTAGCCGAGATGGAGATCCCAGAAGTCTACCTGGAGACATTACCAAAG AGTGGTAAATCTTGCTTGGGTGAGATAATTTACCGGTACGTAACAGCCGAGCAATTCTCACCGGAATGCCTCCTAGACTGCTTGGACTTGTCATCTGAGCACCACACGCTTGAAGTAGCTAACAGAATTGAAGCAGCCATCCATGTATGGAGATTGAAAGGACAAAAGAAGTTGACGCCTCAAGCGAAATCAAAGAAATCTTGGGGTGGAAAAGTAAAGGGTCTTGTTGGAGATAAGGAAAAGAGCCACGTTTTGTCCGAAAGAGCTGATGGTCTATTGCAGAGTTTAAGATTGAGATACCCTGGTCTGCCACAAACTTCCCTCGACATGAACAAGATCCAATATAACAAG GATGTTGGCCAGTCCATACTTGAAAGTTACTCGAGGGTTCTGGAGAGCTTGGCATATAACATAATTGCAAGAATTGACGATGTGATTTATGTTGACGACGCAACAAAGAAATCTGCCGCTGCCGAGTCTGTTTCTATCTTTAATCGCGGAGTAGGCGTACCAGTTCAGAAGATAATCTCACCAAGTCCATTCTCAATCCAGAATACACCTTATGCCTCTCCATTTGCGACGCCCACTTTCTGCTCCTCCACCCCAGTTACAGGCAGCCCTGGAAGAGTACAGCCCCCTTTAAACAAAAACAGTCTAGGAAAACAGGAAATCAAAGTTGAAAAGCTATTTTCTGGCGATCTAGAGAAAGTATGGACATATGCCGGAAACCTGAGCACTAGGAAAGATGCAGGTGATGCTCCTGAGAGGGACTGA
- the LOC120685893 gene encoding uncharacterized protein LOC120685893 produces the protein MASATPAKDATPAPAAGGPQLKLLVDKRSRRVLYAEARKDAVDFLIGLLRVPAGLAARALAKHGERAPGSLGSLYEGARALDDAFFASAPPDRDALLSPALPSAAVTLLLGEGALPPPPPPPPPPRYFRCAGAEYYSSCRGNPTSVTDVSGTPCPVCRQPMKAEMRWAPGDAAGGPAQAREGAGGYVKEVVTYLVMDDLTVAPMSTISAIMLLKKFSVKDCSALEEMSVELGTKEAVMLLKASLQSSTALTDVFSGGVSIIDRIDG, from the exons ATGGCGTCCGCGACGCCGGCGAAAGacgcgacgccggcgccggccgctggCGGCCCGCAGCTGAAGCTGCTGGTGGACAAGCGGTCGCGGCGCGTGCTGTACGCGGAGGCGCGCAAGGACGCGGTGGACTTCCTGATCGGTTTGCTGCGCGTGCCCGCGGGCctcgcggcgcgcgcgctcgccaagCACGGCGAGCGCGCGCCGGGCTCCCTGGGCTCGCTCTACGAAGGGGCGCGCGCCCTGGACGACGCGTTcttcgcctccgcgccgccggacCGCGACGCGCTCCTCAGCCCCGcgctcccctccgccgcggTCACGCTGCTGCTCGGCGAGGgcgcgctcccgccgccgccgccgcctcccccgccgccgcgttaCTTCCGGTGCGCCGGCGCCGAGTACTATTCCTCGTGCCGCGGGAACCCGACGAGCGTGACGGACGTGTCGGGGACGCCGTGCCCCGTGTGCCGGCAGCCGATGAAGGCGGAGATGCGGTGGGCGCCCGGGGACGCGGCCGGCGggccggcgcaggcgcgggaGGGCGCCGGCGGGTACGTGAAGGAGGTGGTGACGTACCTGGTGATGGACGACCTCACCGTCGCGCCCATGTCCACCATCTCCGCCATCATGCTGCTCAAGAAGTTCAGCGTCAAGGACTGCTCCGCGTTGGAGGAGATGAGCGTTGAGCTCGGCACAAAAGAG GCCGTGATGCTCCTCAAGGCGTCGCTGCAGTCGTCGACGGCGCTGACGGATGTCTTCAGCGGCGGCGTCTCCATTATCGACAGGATTGATGGTTAA